One region of Hymenobacter sediminicola genomic DNA includes:
- the rfbF gene encoding glucose-1-phosphate cytidylyltransferase: MKAVILAGGYGTRISEESGVRPKPMVEIGGKPILWHIMKIYAHHGIHDFVICCGYKGHMIKQYFSDYFLHNADVTFRMDRNEMQVHRNNTEPWNVTLVDTGQETMTGGRLRRVREYLDDSTFCLTYGDGVGNVDIRSAIRFHKEQGTLATLTAVRQPGRFGVFNLHDNSEQVESFTEKPEGAETPWINGGFFVLEPRVLNYIDSDDTMWEKAPMERLANEGQLAAFRHTGFWQPMDTLRDRNMLEELWQKGQAKWKVWDNAPAAEAPDPVLAEIMAAPVLAPEGQRVAAPTIMPAS; the protein is encoded by the coding sequence ATGAAAGCAGTCATTTTAGCGGGGGGCTATGGTACCCGCATCAGCGAAGAAAGCGGGGTAAGACCGAAGCCTATGGTGGAAATAGGCGGCAAGCCCATCCTCTGGCACATCATGAAAATTTATGCCCACCATGGCATCCACGACTTCGTGATTTGCTGCGGCTACAAAGGCCACATGATTAAGCAGTATTTCTCCGACTATTTCCTGCACAACGCCGATGTAACGTTCCGGATGGACCGCAATGAAATGCAGGTACACCGTAATAATACCGAGCCGTGGAATGTGACGCTGGTAGACACCGGCCAGGAAACTATGACGGGTGGCCGCTTGCGCCGCGTACGTGAATATCTGGATGACAGCACCTTCTGCCTGACATACGGCGACGGAGTGGGCAACGTAGATATTCGTTCCGCTATTCGTTTCCATAAGGAACAGGGGACCTTGGCCACCCTCACGGCGGTGCGGCAGCCCGGCCGTTTTGGGGTTTTCAACCTGCATGACAATTCCGAGCAGGTTGAAAGCTTCACGGAAAAGCCTGAAGGGGCTGAAACGCCCTGGATAAATGGCGGCTTCTTTGTGCTGGAGCCCCGCGTGCTGAACTACATAGACAGTGACGACACCATGTGGGAAAAAGCCCCCATGGAACGGCTGGCAAACGAAGGACAACTGGCCGCATTCCGCCACACCGGTTTCTGGCAGCCCATGGACACGCTGCGCGACCGGAACATGCTGGAGGAACTTTGGCAGAAAGGCCAAGCCAAGTGGAAGGTCTGGGATAATGCTCCTGCAGCCGAAGCTCCCGACCCCGTACTGGCCGAAATTATGGCTGCCCCGGTGCTAGCTCCCGAAGGCCAGCGCGTAGCGGCACCTACCATTATGCCGGCCAGCTAA
- a CDS encoding WecB/TagA/CpsF family glycosyltransferase, whose product MLLKRYVLDSRISTGTAPEFIDAILQLGEARCSAYVCFTNVHMLVEAHTNPGFQEVLNQAAIAAPDGSPIAAAVGWFNQGQQQERVAGMDLLPALLVEAAQRGQSVYFYGTTGNVLEAIVARAKRELPTLRIAGTHAPPFRPLTPEEDEAEVAAINQADPDLLFVALGCPRQENWMASHHGRVRACMLGVGQAFHVYAGLERRLPVWARRLWLEWAYRLWLEPRRLWRRYLVTNSRFVYIVLRRTVAQYVGRPAHSAVRYE is encoded by the coding sequence ATGCTTCTCAAACGCTATGTACTGGACTCGCGCATCTCAACCGGAACGGCGCCGGAGTTTATAGACGCCATTCTGCAGTTGGGCGAGGCCCGCTGTTCTGCCTATGTCTGCTTCACCAACGTGCATATGCTGGTTGAAGCGCACACCAATCCTGGCTTTCAGGAAGTTTTGAATCAGGCCGCAATTGCGGCACCCGATGGCAGCCCAATTGCAGCTGCTGTGGGCTGGTTCAACCAAGGCCAGCAGCAGGAGCGGGTAGCCGGTATGGATTTGCTGCCGGCGCTACTCGTCGAAGCTGCGCAGCGTGGGCAGTCGGTGTATTTCTATGGCACTACTGGAAATGTATTGGAAGCTATAGTGGCACGGGCAAAACGAGAGCTGCCCACGCTACGCATTGCTGGTACGCATGCGCCTCCGTTTCGTCCGCTCACGCCTGAAGAGGATGAGGCTGAGGTGGCGGCCATCAACCAAGCCGATCCGGACCTGCTGTTCGTGGCACTGGGCTGTCCTCGCCAAGAAAACTGGATGGCCAGCCACCATGGACGCGTGCGAGCTTGCATGCTGGGTGTCGGGCAGGCTTTCCACGTCTACGCCGGCTTGGAGCGCCGCCTACCAGTGTGGGCGCGGCGGCTCTGGCTGGAATGGGCGTACCGGCTCTGGCTGGAGCCCCGTCGGCTTTGGCGACGCTACCTCGTTACCAACAGCCGCTTTGTGTACATCGTGCTCCGGCGAACGGTAGCGCAGTATGTGGGTCGTCCAGCCCATTCAGCAGTTCGATATGAATGA
- a CDS encoding undecaprenyl-phosphate glucose phosphotransferase, with protein sequence MERYRHYTDASRFVLLLVDVLLIYGAFRVAGRIQLDSWAFAGYYPYFFVIFVLLWWILSSQYANIYRVDRLITYPEKLLYLMRTFLLHATIVLLAVVAGQMKWPPVQYLFSVYSLSMVGVVSGRFLITFLNRSYHQHVAMASSRFVIVGTSDSGQELYRFLASHDPISNKFMGFFSDEAAPASVKPLLRGRLADLKEFCLNEQVNDIYFALPLDRHHLIEELSQFADEHFLSFRIVPDFRGTMRKDVNVYFYDHLPILTIRNEPLGMRTNQVLKRIFDIAFSGLVICTIFPIIMPVLALLIKLDSPGPVFFKQLRPGKHNQLFPCYKLRTMRSDHGRTELQATKNDVRVTRVGQYLRKYNLDELPQFFNVLLGHMSVVGPRPNMVSQLEEYSKHIRTYQLRHAVTPGITGYAQVNGYRGETREAGTMEKRVEYDLKYVENWTFGLDLKIIGQTVWNMVRGEKNAY encoded by the coding sequence ATGGAACGCTACAGACACTACACGGATGCCTCGCGCTTCGTTTTGTTGCTAGTCGATGTGCTCCTTATTTACGGAGCTTTCCGAGTCGCTGGCCGTATCCAGTTGGATAGCTGGGCTTTTGCTGGCTACTACCCCTATTTCTTCGTCATCTTTGTGTTGCTCTGGTGGATACTATCCAGCCAGTATGCTAACATCTACCGCGTCGACCGGCTTATTACCTACCCGGAGAAGCTGCTGTACCTGATGCGGACATTCCTGCTGCACGCCACCATTGTACTGCTGGCTGTAGTCGCAGGCCAAATGAAATGGCCGCCTGTGCAGTACCTGTTTTCGGTGTATAGCCTCTCGATGGTTGGAGTGGTGTCGGGGAGGTTTCTGATAACGTTTCTCAACCGCTCGTATCACCAGCACGTGGCCATGGCGAGTAGCCGCTTCGTGATAGTGGGTACCAGCGACAGTGGGCAGGAGCTGTACCGCTTTCTGGCTTCCCACGATCCTATCAGCAACAAGTTTATGGGCTTCTTCTCGGATGAAGCCGCTCCCGCATCCGTGAAGCCGCTATTACGCGGCCGGCTTGCCGATCTGAAGGAGTTCTGCCTGAACGAGCAAGTGAATGATATCTACTTCGCGCTTCCCCTCGACCGGCATCATCTCATCGAAGAACTGTCGCAGTTTGCTGACGAGCATTTCCTGTCGTTCCGTATCGTGCCCGACTTCCGGGGAACGATGCGTAAGGATGTAAACGTGTATTTCTACGACCATCTGCCCATCCTTACTATCCGGAATGAGCCGCTTGGTATGCGTACCAATCAGGTGCTGAAGCGCATCTTCGATATTGCGTTTTCCGGCTTGGTTATCTGCACCATATTTCCTATAATCATGCCGGTGCTGGCTCTGCTTATTAAGCTTGACTCGCCAGGACCGGTCTTCTTCAAGCAACTGCGGCCCGGCAAGCACAACCAGTTGTTTCCGTGCTACAAGCTGCGCACCATGCGCTCCGACCACGGCCGCACCGAGCTTCAGGCCACCAAGAATGATGTGCGTGTAACCCGCGTTGGGCAGTATCTGCGCAAGTACAACTTAGACGAGCTGCCACAGTTCTTCAATGTGCTGCTGGGGCACATGTCGGTGGTAGGGCCGCGCCCCAATATGGTGTCGCAGCTGGAAGAGTACAGCAAGCATATCCGCACCTATCAGTTGCGGCACGCCGTAACGCCTGGCATTACGGGCTACGCACAGGTGAATGGCTACCGCGGCGAAACCCGCGAGGCAGGCACCATGGAAAAGCGGGTAGAATACGACCTGAAGTATGTCGAGAATTGGACGTTCGGGCTGGACCTCAAGATTATAGGCCAGACGGTCTGGAACATGGTGCGTGGCGAGAAAAACGCCTACTAA
- a CDS encoding AraC family transcriptional regulator — protein sequence MGAFPGQHNARQYYIERLELHVAQFPMVSEPHAHDFYLLLYITQGQGSHTIDLITYDLRAGSLFFLVPGQAHSWVLPADIEGYILFFTADFYLQQYPAARLAEYPFFNPGHQPVLYLPPNEEILLPLFRRVYLERENGASAPNHSLVVGAYLFLCLELATRHYAYVPQEQASYALLQIREFGLLLNQHFRTEKTVRYYAEKLHLTANHLNAICRRMLNKTASRLIQERVIAEATRLLIHSAQPVAQIAYAVGFDDASYFARYFKRHTGQAPDSFRHNSTR from the coding sequence TTGGGTGCATTTCCCGGACAACACAATGCCCGGCAGTATTATATAGAACGGCTGGAGTTGCATGTGGCCCAGTTTCCGATGGTGAGTGAGCCGCACGCACACGATTTTTACCTGTTACTCTATATTACGCAAGGCCAGGGCAGCCATACGATAGACCTGATAACGTATGACTTGCGGGCCGGAAGCCTTTTTTTTCTGGTGCCAGGGCAAGCGCATTCCTGGGTGCTACCTGCCGATATCGAAGGATACATTCTGTTTTTCACGGCTGATTTTTATCTGCAGCAATACCCTGCTGCTCGTCTGGCTGAATATCCCTTTTTCAATCCGGGCCATCAGCCAGTGTTGTACCTGCCCCCCAACGAGGAAATATTACTACCGCTGTTCCGGCGAGTTTATCTGGAACGTGAAAACGGAGCATCCGCTCCTAACCATTCCCTTGTCGTAGGGGCCTACTTATTCTTGTGCCTAGAGCTGGCTACCCGGCATTATGCGTATGTGCCACAGGAGCAGGCTTCTTATGCGCTGCTGCAAATCAGGGAGTTTGGACTACTGCTCAACCAGCACTTCCGAACCGAAAAAACAGTGCGCTATTATGCCGAAAAGCTGCATCTGACGGCCAATCATCTGAATGCCATTTGTCGACGCATGCTGAACAAAACAGCCAGCCGTCTGATTCAGGAACGGGTAATTGCGGAGGCCACCCGCTTGCTTATTCATTCTGCGCAACCAGTGGCCCAAATAGCTTACGCGGTAGGGTTTGATGACGCTTCCTACTTCGCTCGCTATTTCAAAAGGCATACTGGCCAGGCTCCTGATTCTTTCCGACACAACAGCACCCGTTGA
- a CDS encoding DUF983 domain-containing protein, which produces MPAHCPVCNVAYEPEPGFYWGAMFVSYGFSVAIFALSGVLCYYLLNDPAVWVYVLTVAVIVLATTPLVLRYSRALMLYLFGGISYNPRLNEPTNQQLDSVVNHSDFN; this is translated from the coding sequence ATGCCTGCGCACTGCCCCGTCTGCAACGTGGCGTATGAGCCTGAACCGGGCTTCTACTGGGGAGCTATGTTTGTGAGCTATGGCTTTTCGGTAGCCATTTTTGCGCTTAGTGGAGTGCTGTGCTATTACCTGCTGAACGACCCCGCCGTATGGGTATATGTGCTGACAGTAGCTGTTATTGTACTGGCCACCACCCCCCTCGTATTGCGTTATTCGCGGGCTTTGATGCTGTATCTGTTTGGCGGTATTTCCTATAACCCGCGTTTGAATGAGCCTACCAATCAACAGCTCGATTCCGTCGTAAACCATTCAGATTTCAACTGA
- a CDS encoding glycoside hydrolase family 43 protein — protein sequence MLLLPRPLLFIQSVQGIGRLFMGIALVMLLLPISVQAQSAASLSKVWVPDLGNGIYKNPVLYADYSDPDAIRVGSDFYLTSSSFNSAPGLQILHSKDLINWTLIGAAFQEQLPKTRYIEPQHGNGVWAPALRYHNKEFYIYYPDPDLGIFVTKAKNPAGPWSTPVCIKEAKGWIDPCPLWDEDGNAYLVHGFAGSRAGIKTILAVSPMAADGLSLTGADALVFDGHAAHPTLEGPKFYKRNSYYYIFAPAGGVPTGWQLVLRSKNVYGPYEERIVMDQGKTPINGPHQGAWVDTDMGEDWFLHFQDQGPYGRVVHLQPMVWKNDWPVIGEDADGDGKGQPVLIHRKPRIKGKPQPLATPATSDEFSSNQLGLQWQWHANPQDYWAFLNGPQGYLRLYAMPLPEDYKNLWQLPNLLLQKLPAETFTATTKLSYQSRAEGEKLGLVMMGLDYAYISLTNQGGKLQLSQSVCRKADKGSPETTTAPVAVPQPNQPIYLRVAVKPGAKCQFSYSFDGQQFQPLGTEFQAVEGKWIGAKVGLFCTRAAKFNDSGNADIDWFRIE from the coding sequence ATGCTGCTGCTACCTCGCCCCTTGCTTTTCATTCAGTCTGTGCAAGGTATTGGGAGGCTGTTCATGGGCATAGCACTAGTCATGTTGCTGCTGCCCATATCAGTTCAGGCACAGTCGGCAGCTAGCCTTTCGAAAGTGTGGGTGCCCGACTTGGGCAATGGCATCTATAAAAATCCGGTGCTGTACGCCGACTACTCTGACCCTGATGCCATTCGGGTGGGCAGTGACTTTTACCTAACTTCCTCCAGTTTCAACTCGGCGCCAGGCCTGCAAATTCTGCACTCCAAAGATTTGATTAACTGGACATTGATTGGAGCGGCTTTTCAGGAGCAATTGCCTAAAACCCGTTACATCGAGCCACAACATGGCAACGGAGTGTGGGCCCCGGCCCTGCGCTACCATAACAAGGAGTTCTACATCTATTACCCTGACCCGGACCTAGGCATCTTTGTGACCAAGGCAAAAAATCCGGCTGGCCCATGGTCAACACCGGTCTGCATTAAAGAAGCCAAAGGCTGGATTGACCCCTGCCCTCTCTGGGATGAAGACGGTAACGCCTACTTAGTGCACGGTTTCGCGGGTTCCAGGGCCGGTATTAAGACCATCTTAGCCGTTTCGCCTATGGCGGCCGACGGCTTGAGTTTGACTGGGGCCGATGCGCTGGTATTCGATGGCCACGCCGCGCATCCGACGCTGGAAGGGCCCAAATTTTATAAGCGCAATAGCTACTACTATATTTTTGCGCCGGCCGGCGGCGTACCTACCGGCTGGCAGCTAGTGCTGCGCTCCAAAAATGTATATGGCCCCTACGAAGAGCGGATTGTTATGGACCAGGGCAAAACGCCCATCAACGGCCCGCACCAAGGTGCCTGGGTAGACACGGATATGGGTGAGGATTGGTTTCTGCACTTCCAGGACCAAGGCCCGTATGGCCGCGTCGTGCATTTGCAGCCCATGGTTTGGAAAAACGACTGGCCAGTGATTGGCGAGGATGCAGATGGCGACGGCAAAGGCCAACCGGTACTAATCCACCGCAAGCCGCGCATCAAAGGCAAACCCCAACCGCTAGCCACGCCCGCCACTTCTGATGAGTTCAGTAGCAACCAACTGGGCCTGCAATGGCAGTGGCACGCCAATCCGCAGGACTATTGGGCCTTTTTGAACGGGCCGCAGGGCTATCTGCGCCTCTATGCTATGCCTTTGCCCGAGGACTACAAGAACTTGTGGCAACTGCCAAACCTGCTGCTGCAAAAGCTTCCCGCCGAAACCTTCACCGCTACCACCAAGCTCTCGTATCAGTCGCGGGCCGAGGGTGAGAAGCTGGGGCTGGTGATGATGGGCCTCGACTACGCTTACATCTCGCTTACCAACCAAGGCGGCAAGCTACAGCTCAGCCAGAGCGTGTGCCGCAAAGCCGACAAAGGCAGCCCGGAAACCACCACGGCGCCGGTAGCAGTGCCGCAGCCCAACCAGCCGATATATCTGCGCGTGGCCGTGAAGCCGGGCGCCAAATGCCAGTTTAGCTACAGCTTCGATGGGCAGCAGTTCCAGCCACTGGGAACCGAGTTTCAGGCAGTGGAGGGCAAATGGATTGGAGCCAAAGTAGGTCTGTTTTGCACCCGCGCCGCCAAGTTCAACGACTCCGGCAACGCCGACATTGACTGGTTCCGCATCGAGTAA
- a CDS encoding xylulokinase: MLLLGIDLGTSSIKVSVVDAQTQQCLASVSYPETEREILTRQPGWAEQDPRQWWLDARQAILKAHATQRYNPQDIGAIGIAYQMHGLVVVDKDHQPLRDAIIWCDSRAVPYGEAALHTIGAEYCQSHLLNSLGNFTAAKLAWVKEHEPETYARIDKIMLPGDFLALQLTGETTTSISALSEGIFWDFERHALSEEVFDFFGFDKSLIPPVHDVFAPHGYVREMVAEELGLRAGIPVTYKAGDQPNNALSLNVLRPGEVAATAGTSGVIYAVTDQLFVDAQSRVNPFAHVNHTREQQRLGVLLCINGTGSMNRWAKQTVAHELTYPEANERAAAIAPGAAGLLCLPFGNGVERMLANQPVGAHFQGLDLNLHGAAHMLRAAQEGVAFAFRYGLDLMREGGLHPTVVKAGHTNMFLSEVFTQAFVNSTGLAVELYQTDGSMGAALGAGIGAGVYTTPDEAFRHMQPLRTVRPDVNSAVYEGVYQQWKAQLLLHLDQATVPSLLLDSAAR; this comes from the coding sequence ATGCTTCTTCTCGGAATAGACCTCGGCACTTCATCCATCAAAGTATCGGTGGTAGATGCACAGACCCAGCAGTGCTTGGCCTCGGTGAGCTACCCCGAGACGGAGCGCGAAATTCTGACGCGGCAGCCGGGCTGGGCTGAACAGGACCCGCGCCAGTGGTGGCTCGATGCCCGCCAAGCCATTCTCAAAGCCCATGCCACGCAGCGCTACAATCCGCAGGACATCGGTGCCATCGGCATTGCCTACCAGATGCATGGCCTAGTGGTAGTCGACAAGGACCATCAGCCGTTGCGCGACGCTATTATCTGGTGCGACAGCCGGGCGGTGCCCTACGGCGAGGCGGCCTTGCACACTATTGGAGCCGAGTATTGCCAGAGCCACCTGCTGAATTCACTTGGCAACTTCACAGCGGCTAAGCTGGCCTGGGTGAAAGAACACGAGCCAGAAACCTACGCCCGCATCGACAAAATCATGCTGCCCGGCGACTTTCTGGCGCTGCAACTCACGGGCGAGACTACCACCAGTATTTCGGCGTTGTCTGAAGGTATCTTCTGGGACTTCGAGCGTCACGCCCTGTCCGAAGAAGTATTTGACTTCTTTGGGTTCGACAAGAGCCTGATTCCGCCGGTGCACGACGTGTTTGCGCCGCACGGCTACGTGCGCGAAATGGTAGCCGAGGAACTAGGTCTGCGGGCAGGTATTCCGGTTACCTACAAAGCCGGCGACCAACCCAATAACGCCCTGTCGCTGAATGTGCTGCGGCCGGGTGAAGTAGCTGCCACAGCCGGCACGTCGGGCGTAATTTATGCCGTCACGGACCAGCTGTTTGTCGATGCGCAGTCACGTGTCAATCCGTTTGCCCACGTTAACCATACGCGGGAGCAGCAGCGGCTGGGCGTATTGCTTTGCATCAACGGCACCGGCAGCATGAACCGTTGGGCCAAGCAAACAGTGGCCCACGAGCTAACGTACCCGGAAGCCAACGAGCGGGCTGCTGCCATAGCGCCCGGCGCCGCGGGCTTGCTGTGCCTGCCCTTCGGCAATGGCGTGGAGCGGATGCTGGCCAATCAGCCTGTAGGAGCACATTTCCAGGGGCTCGACCTGAACCTACACGGGGCAGCGCACATGCTACGAGCGGCGCAGGAAGGGGTGGCGTTTGCGTTTCGCTATGGCCTGGACCTGATGCGCGAAGGAGGTTTGCACCCTACCGTCGTGAAAGCCGGCCACACCAATATGTTCTTGAGCGAAGTCTTCACGCAGGCATTCGTGAACAGCACCGGGCTGGCCGTGGAGCTTTACCAGACTGATGGCAGCATGGGCGCCGCGCTGGGTGCGGGCATTGGAGCGGGCGTGTACACTACTCCCGACGAGGCATTCCGCCACATGCAGCCCTTGCGCACCGTCCGGCCAGACGTGAATTCGGCCGTGTACGAAGGCGTGTATCAGCAATGGAAAGCGCAACTGTTGCTGCACCTCGACCAGGCGACTGTTCCCTCCCTCCTTCTCGACTCAGCGGCGCGCTAA
- the xylA gene encoding xylose isomerase, producing MSLVLEKNSLFSTIPQIQFEGLESDNPLAFRWYDEKRVVAGKPMKEWLRFAGAYWHSFNGSGADPFGEATHLFPWDTNSDPIARAKAKMDAAFEFLTKLNLPYYCFHDVDVVDYGNDIAENERRLQTMVQYAKQKQQETGLKLLWGTANLFSHRRYMNGASTNPDFHVLAHGAAQVKAAIDATIELGGENYVFWGGREGYMTLLNTNMQREQEHFAKFLHTAKDYARRNGFKGTFFIEPKPMEPTKHQYDYDAATVIGFLRQYDLLDDFKLNLEVNHATLAGHTFQHELQVAADAGLLGSIDANRGDYQNGWDTDQFPNDIYELTESMLVILEAGGLQGGGINFDAKIRRNSTDPVDLFHAHVGGMDIFARALITADNILQKSDYRKIRQERYASFDSGEGKAFEQGQLTLEQLRDYAAQNGEPEVRSGKQEYLENLINRYI from the coding sequence ATGAGTCTGGTCCTCGAAAAGAACAGTCTGTTTTCTACCATCCCGCAAATTCAGTTTGAAGGGCTGGAATCCGACAATCCGCTGGCCTTCCGCTGGTACGACGAAAAGCGCGTAGTGGCGGGCAAGCCCATGAAAGAGTGGCTGCGCTTCGCCGGAGCCTACTGGCACTCGTTCAACGGCTCCGGTGCCGACCCCTTCGGCGAAGCCACTCACCTCTTTCCCTGGGACACGAACTCCGACCCGATTGCCCGCGCCAAAGCCAAAATGGATGCGGCCTTCGAGTTCCTGACCAAGCTGAACCTGCCCTACTACTGCTTCCACGACGTGGATGTGGTGGACTACGGCAACGACATTGCCGAAAATGAGCGGCGGCTGCAGACTATGGTGCAGTATGCCAAGCAGAAACAGCAAGAAACCGGCCTCAAACTGCTGTGGGGCACGGCCAATCTGTTTTCGCACCGCCGCTACATGAACGGCGCCAGCACCAACCCCGATTTCCATGTGCTGGCCCACGGCGCGGCGCAGGTGAAGGCCGCTATTGATGCTACCATTGAGCTGGGCGGCGAAAACTACGTGTTTTGGGGTGGCCGCGAAGGCTACATGACCCTGCTTAACACCAACATGCAGCGCGAGCAAGAGCACTTTGCCAAATTCCTGCACACGGCCAAGGACTATGCCCGCCGCAACGGGTTCAAGGGCACATTTTTCATCGAGCCCAAGCCAATGGAGCCTACCAAGCACCAGTACGACTACGATGCGGCCACCGTCATCGGGTTCCTGCGCCAGTACGATTTGCTCGACGATTTCAAGCTGAATCTGGAGGTAAACCACGCCACGCTGGCGGGCCACACGTTTCAGCACGAACTGCAGGTAGCGGCCGACGCCGGCCTGCTGGGCAGCATTGATGCCAACCGCGGCGACTACCAGAACGGCTGGGACACCGACCAGTTCCCGAACGACATCTACGAGCTAACCGAGTCCATGCTCGTGATTCTGGAAGCCGGCGGGCTACAGGGTGGCGGCATCAACTTCGACGCCAAAATTCGCCGCAACTCCACCGACCCGGTAGATCTGTTCCACGCACACGTGGGCGGCATGGACATCTTCGCCCGCGCCCTCATCACTGCCGACAACATTCTGCAGAAGTCCGACTACCGCAAAATCCGGCAGGAGCGCTACGCCTCCTTCGACTCGGGTGAAGGCAAAGCCTTCGAGCAGGGCCAGCTGACGCTGGAGCAACTCCGCGACTATGCCGCCCAAAACGGTGAGCCGGAAGTACGCAGCGGCAAGCAGGAGTATTTGGAGAACCTGATTAACCGCTATATTTAG
- a CDS encoding sodium/sugar symporter, whose amino-acid sequence MQHQLSSLDYIVFFVYFLIVAGYGIWIYRRKTGHDGTAEGDSKDYFLAEGSLTWWAIGSSLIASNISAEQFVGMSGSGFKMGLAIATYEWMAALTLIIVAVFFIPVYLKNKIFTMPQFLHQRYNGTVAMIMAIFWLMLYVVVNLTSILYLGAIAVSSISGLNLEFCMYALAAFAIIITLGGMKVIGFTDVIQVFFLILGGLATTYLALNMVAEHYGQTGVLNGFNLMTEQAGDHFQMIFKRDNPNYIDLPGLTVLLGGMWIVNLNYWGCNQYITQRALGADLPTARAGILFAAFLKLLMPVIVVLPGIAAYVLYKQDVFGAAEFMQGGEVNPDRAYPVLLNILPTGLKGLSFAALTAAVVASLAGKANSIATIFTLDIYKKVLNVDASEKKMVAVGKIAVVVAMILGVLIAPHLGIDKKGGFQYIQEYTGFVSPGIFAMFILGFFWKRTTSTAALFATIGGFLMSVLFKFLPNMTDLSWLAPMGFAVPNAADVYEIPFLDRMGFVFIICVVAMVIISVIETNRGVKTNGLEVDSSMFRPQRSFTIGAMVIVTILTALYTIYW is encoded by the coding sequence ATGCAGCACCAGCTCTCCTCCCTCGACTACATCGTTTTCTTTGTCTACTTTCTGATTGTTGCCGGTTACGGCATCTGGATCTACCGCCGCAAAACTGGCCACGATGGCACCGCCGAGGGTGACTCGAAAGACTACTTCCTGGCCGAAGGCTCCCTTACCTGGTGGGCCATCGGTTCTTCGCTCATAGCCTCCAACATTTCCGCCGAGCAGTTTGTGGGCATGTCGGGCTCGGGCTTCAAGATGGGCCTAGCCATAGCCACCTACGAATGGATGGCAGCTCTCACGCTCATCATTGTGGCCGTGTTTTTCATCCCGGTATACCTGAAGAATAAAATCTTCACGATGCCGCAGTTTTTGCATCAGCGCTACAACGGCACCGTGGCCATGATTATGGCCATTTTCTGGCTGATGCTGTACGTGGTAGTCAACTTGACTTCCATCCTGTATCTCGGCGCTATTGCCGTGAGCAGCATTTCGGGCCTGAACCTGGAGTTCTGCATGTACGCCCTGGCGGCCTTCGCCATTATCATCACGCTGGGCGGCATGAAGGTTATCGGCTTCACCGACGTAATTCAAGTGTTCTTTTTGATTCTGGGCGGCTTGGCTACTACGTATTTGGCCCTCAACATGGTAGCGGAGCACTACGGCCAGACCGGCGTACTCAACGGCTTCAACCTGATGACTGAGCAGGCCGGCGACCATTTCCAGATGATTTTCAAGCGCGACAACCCCAACTACATCGACCTGCCGGGCCTCACGGTGCTGCTGGGCGGCATGTGGATTGTGAACCTCAACTACTGGGGCTGCAACCAGTACATCACGCAGCGTGCCCTCGGCGCCGACCTGCCCACAGCCCGTGCCGGCATTCTGTTCGCGGCTTTCCTGAAGCTGCTGATGCCGGTGATTGTGGTATTGCCCGGCATTGCGGCCTATGTGCTCTACAAGCAAGATGTGTTTGGGGCGGCTGAGTTTATGCAGGGCGGCGAAGTCAACCCTGACCGGGCCTATCCGGTGCTGCTCAATATTCTGCCTACGGGTCTGAAAGGCCTTTCCTTCGCTGCACTTACGGCGGCCGTAGTGGCCTCACTGGCCGGCAAAGCCAACTCCATTGCCACCATCTTCACCCTCGATATCTACAAGAAGGTACTCAACGTGGATGCTTCCGAGAAGAAAATGGTAGCTGTGGGCAAGATTGCCGTGGTAGTGGCCATGATTCTGGGCGTCCTGATTGCGCCTCACCTTGGCATCGATAAGAAAGGCGGCTTCCAGTACATTCAGGAGTATACCGGGTTTGTGTCGCCGGGCATTTTTGCCATGTTTATTCTGGGCTTCTTCTGGAAGCGCACCACGTCCACGGCGGCCCTGTTTGCCACCATTGGCGGCTTCCTGATGTCGGTGCTGTTCAAGTTCCTGCCCAACATGACGGACCTGTCGTGGCTGGCTCCAATGGGCTTCGCGGTACCGAATGCAGCGGACGTCTACGAAATTCCCTTCCTCGACCGGATGGGTTTCGTCTTCATTATCTGCGTTGTTGCCATGGTGATTATTAGCGTAATCGAGACCAACCGAGGGGTAAAAACTAACGGTCTGGAAGTGGACAGCAGCATGTTTCGGCCCCAGCGCAGCTTTACCATCGGAGCAATGGTCATTGTTACCATCCTCACGGCGCTCTACACTATCTACTGGTAA